The stretch of DNA GAAGTGAAAAACTGGCTGATTGTTGGCTTTAACGACAACACCATTCTGGGTGGCGTACGAGCAACAGAAGGTCAGAATTTCAAACCTGAAAACGTTATCGGTATTGGTATCAACGGTGTGGATGCGGTAAACGAGCTGTCAAAAGCTAACGCTACTGGCTTCTATGGTTCATTGTTACCAAGCCCGGACGTACATGGTTATAAGAGTATTGAAATGCTCTACAACTGGGAAACCAAAGGTGTTGAACCAGCTAAATTCACTGAAGTTACCGACGTAGTACTGCTTACTCGCGAAAACTTCAAAGTTGAGTTGCAAAAGAAAGGACTGTAATTGTCCATTGGGCAGATGGTTAACCATCTGCCCGCTTTATACGACACCGTATTATCGAAAAATATACTTATTCCGTCAGTCGCTTCTTTTGGGCCGTTTACAATTAAAAGCCCCCTGCGGATAAGTGGTACGAGCATTAAGGAACTTATTATGCCTACGCTGCAATCACCTTATCTCGAGTTTTGTCAAATCAGTAAAACGTTTCCAGGCGTAAAAGCGCTGCAAAACATTAGCTTTGACTGTCACCCAGGTCAGGTCCATGCGCTGATGGGAGAGAATGGAGCTGGAAAATCAACGCTGCTTAAAATACTCAGTGGCAACTATATCCCAACTACGGGTGAAATTAAGGTCAAGGGACAACCAGTAAAATTCAATAACACCATGGATGCCCTGAATTCCGGCATTGCCATTATTTATCAGGAACTACATTTAATTCCTGAAATGACCGTTGCTGAAAATATCTATTTAGGACAATTGCCAACCAAAGGCGGCGTAGTCAATAAAAAAATCCTCAACTATGAGGCAAGTATTCAACTGGAGCATTTGGGGCTGGATATTGACCCAAATACTCCGCTTAAGTATCTCTCCATCGGCCAATGGCAAATGGTGGAAATAGCCAAGGCACTGGCGCGTAACGCCAAGATCATTGCCTTTGATGAGCCAACCAGCTCACTGTCAGCCAGAGAGATCGAACAGCTGTTTCGTGTTATTCGTGAACTTCGAGCTGAAGGTCGGGTCATTCTGTATGTATCCCACCGTATGGAAGAGATCTTCGCTCTTAGTGATGCCATTACCGTATTTAAAGATGGCTGCTACATGAAAACCTTTACCGATATTCCTAACCTGACCCATGATGAATTGGTTCAAACCATGGTTGGACGCGATATTGGTGACATCTATGGTTATAGCCCACGTCCTTTAGGGGATGTCCGCTTTGAACTGAAAAACGTCAAAGCACCGGGTGTTAAGCACCCAATTAGTTTTCAGGTACGTCAGGGAGAAATCGTCGGCTTATTTGGTCTGGTCGGCGCTGGCCGCAGTGAGCTCTTAAAATCACTGTTTGGTGCTACCCGTATTACTGGCGGTAGCGTCGAACTGGATGGCAAAACGCTGAAAATTGGCTCTCCGATTGAAGGCATCAGTCAGGGTATTATGTTATGCCCGGAAGACCGTAAAGCCGAGGGCATCATTCCGGTCCACTCCGTAAAAGACAATATCAATATCAGCGCCCGCCGCAAAACCCTTAGTGCAGGCTGCCTGATCAATAACAGTTGGGAAAACAGCAACGCCGAACGGCGCATTAATGAACTCAACATCAAAACGCCATCAGCAGAGCAGCTGATTATGAATCTGTCAGGTGGTAACCAGCAAAAAGCCATTCTCGGTCGCTGGTTATCAGAAGAGATGAAAGTGATTTTGTTAGATGAACCAACGCGCGGTATTGACGTTGGTGCTAAACACGAAATCTATAACGTTATTTATGAACTCGCAAAACAGGGCATTGCCGTCGTCTTTGCTTCCAGTGACTTACCGGAAGTTCTCGGCCTTGCCGATCGCATTCTGGTCATGCGCGAAGGTGCATTATCCGGGGAATTAGCCCATGACGATGCTACTGAAGGAAAAGCCCTGAGTTTAGCCATGTTAAATACCACCGCTGATGCGGTTGCCTAAGAGAAGGAAAATCTTCATGTCGATAACAACTACAACCCCATCACCGGCAAAAGCATCGGCTAACAATACAGGCAACAGCCTGAGCCGTATCTGGGATAGCTACGGGATGTTGGTGGTGTTCGCCGTACTATTTATTGCTTGTATGGTATTTGTACCTAACTTTGCCTCCTGGATTAATATGCGCGGTCTGGGTCTGGCGATTTCCATGTCCGGTATGGTGGCCTGCGGTATGCTGTTCTGTCTGGCATCCGGTGACTTTGACCTGTCGGTAGCTTCCGTTATTGCCTGTGCCGGTGTAACCACTGCGGTGGTCATCAACCATACAGAAAGTCTGGCTATCGGTATCGGTGCTGGTTTATTACTGGGTCTGGCATTTGGTTTACTTAATGGCTTCGTCATTGCCCGTTTGAAAATTAACGCCCTGATTACCACTCTTGCCACCATGCAAATTGCCCGTGGTTTAGCCTATATCATCTCCGATGGTAAAGCAGTTGGTATCGAAGATGAGCGTTTCTTTGAATTAGGTAATACCAGTTGGTTTAGCATTCCGGTTCCTATCTGGATCACTCTGTTCTGCTTTATTCTGTTTGGCTTCCTGCTGAATAAAACCACCTTTGGCCGCAACACTCTGGCCGTTGGCGGTAACGAAGAAGCGGCCCGTCTGGCCGGTGTACCGGTAATTCGTACTAAGATCATCATCTTTGCTCTGACAGGTTTAATCTCTGCGGCAGCAGGCATTATCTTAGCCTCGCGGATGACCAGCGGACAACCAATGACCTCTATGGGCTATGAGCTGATCGTTATCTCTGCTTGCGTACTAGGTGGGGTTTCACTAAAAGGTGGTATTGGTAAAATATCTTATGTTATTGCTGGTGTTCTGATTCTGGGTACGGTAGAAAACGCGATGAACCTGTTAAATATTTCGCCATTCTATCAATATGTTGTGCGTGGTCTGATCCTGCTGGCTGCGGTTATCTTCGACCGCTATAAGCAACTGGCGAAACAGAAAGTATAATTACCCCATTACCATACC from Limnobaculum xujianqingii encodes:
- the araG gene encoding L-arabinose ABC transporter ATP-binding protein AraG yields the protein MPTLQSPYLEFCQISKTFPGVKALQNISFDCHPGQVHALMGENGAGKSTLLKILSGNYIPTTGEIKVKGQPVKFNNTMDALNSGIAIIYQELHLIPEMTVAENIYLGQLPTKGGVVNKKILNYEASIQLEHLGLDIDPNTPLKYLSIGQWQMVEIAKALARNAKIIAFDEPTSSLSAREIEQLFRVIRELRAEGRVILYVSHRMEEIFALSDAITVFKDGCYMKTFTDIPNLTHDELVQTMVGRDIGDIYGYSPRPLGDVRFELKNVKAPGVKHPISFQVRQGEIVGLFGLVGAGRSELLKSLFGATRITGGSVELDGKTLKIGSPIEGISQGIMLCPEDRKAEGIIPVHSVKDNINISARRKTLSAGCLINNSWENSNAERRINELNIKTPSAEQLIMNLSGGNQQKAILGRWLSEEMKVILLDEPTRGIDVGAKHEIYNVIYELAKQGIAVVFASSDLPEVLGLADRILVMREGALSGELAHDDATEGKALSLAMLNTTADAVA
- the araH gene encoding L-arabinose ABC transporter permease AraH; this encodes MSITTTTPSPAKASANNTGNSLSRIWDSYGMLVVFAVLFIACMVFVPNFASWINMRGLGLAISMSGMVACGMLFCLASGDFDLSVASVIACAGVTTAVVINHTESLAIGIGAGLLLGLAFGLLNGFVIARLKINALITTLATMQIARGLAYIISDGKAVGIEDERFFELGNTSWFSIPVPIWITLFCFILFGFLLNKTTFGRNTLAVGGNEEAARLAGVPVIRTKIIIFALTGLISAAAGIILASRMTSGQPMTSMGYELIVISACVLGGVSLKGGIGKISYVIAGVLILGTVENAMNLLNISPFYQYVVRGLILLAAVIFDRYKQLAKQKV